A window of Hordeum vulgare subsp. vulgare chromosome 5H, MorexV3_pseudomolecules_assembly, whole genome shotgun sequence genomic DNA:
GCCGGTGGTCTTGTCGCGGTAGCAGGGGCACTCGTCCTTGTTGCCGGCCGTCCCCGACGGCACGCAGTTGCACTCGGCGCAGCATATCCCGCAGTACTTGAGGCAGTCGTCGTGCCGGCTCGCCTTGGAGCACCTCACCCCGCACTTGCCGTCGCAGAGCGCTGGTCAAGAGCACGTACAGCACACCCACCACCACATTCAACATAGATATACAGCAGCGAGCACAAGGGAcgacaaaaaatatttttaagcTCCATTACTGACAGACAAGTGATCCGAAGGAGATGGAAGGGAAATGGTTGTGAGTTGAACTGACCTGATCCAGCCATGGCGACGCGGAGGGTCGAGGCTgctaggaggacgaggaggagaaggagagccagagtggtggtggcggtggtggtggttcgaAGCTTCTTCATCGCGGTGTTCTTGAGAGTTGCTTGGCTCTGGCAGAGCCCTGCTGGTTGGTGTGAGCTTGAGACCAAGGGAGCTGGAGGAGTGAGCTGGTAGCAGTGTCTTGGGGCCTGTGGGGTTATTTATAGGGCCCAAAAGCTTGTAGTACCACGCAGAATTCAGTGAGCTTGTGGCCTATGTGGTGAACTCGTAACAGTGGCACGCAGGGACCATGGCGAACTGGTGATGTGTTGATCAGTCGATGGGCTGTGAGCTAGCTGTAACCCAAAATGCAGACCTTTTACTCATGAACGGCCATCAACTCTCATCATGCTTAGATCGGGCAGTGAACTGTTTCAGTGAGATTTACTTTACTTAACTGCTAACAAACACGTAAAGGCAAGAGATCAACAACTCTATATACCCGTATATCATAGCAGCTAGCTTAGCTAGACTACGTGCTTCGCCCACAGCAAACGTCGTCTTCCTCGGCACTCCGGCTCGTCATCACGCGGCACGCATGCCCGGCAGGCTAGTACGCCGGATCACGCTAGCCGCACCGCTGTCTCCCGCGTTGGCACCTCGGCGCCGGCCAGTGCGCCCTGCCTGCCGCCACAGGCCGGCCGGTAAACAACCACCAGTCCACCACGCGGATGGGCAGGCAGGTAGATGCACACAGCGACGGACACCAGTGAAGGGGAGACGATGGCGCCGGCGCGTACAGGCAAAAGGAAGTTACCGAAAGGAGCATGCTATCCTTGCAAGGCAAGTAGGCACATGCCCGGTCCTCAGATTTTGGGGTCCGAAACAAAACTAAAACCCGGGACCCTAAATTTTCACGTCAATTCAGATATTAGATATAATTAAAAAAGATTATGATGTTATATCTAACAAATTCAAACTAAGATGATATACAAACATAAGCATGAATTTGCACGTCAATTCTAATAAGTACTACTAAATATTATAATTTTATCATCTTTGACGAGTAATCTCCAAAATTCTGGTACTGCTTTCCCGCATGATTTTAAATGA
This region includes:
- the LOC123398430 gene encoding peamaclein-like, with the translated sequence MKKLRTTTTATTTLALLLLLVLLAASTLRVAMAGSALCDGKCGVRCSKASRHDDCLKYCGICCAECNCVPSGTAGNKDECPCYRDKTTGHGARKRPKCP